One genomic window of Caldivirga maquilingensis IC-167 includes the following:
- a CDS encoding DNA-directed RNA polymerase subunit L translates to MPRIKVKSIKLSGDYMEVTVEGEDYTVMSPLLTYILQDPEVEFATFDMDHPLLRNITLKLRTKGKDPLKVLEDAVNRILNDIGELEGKLMPQLGVGNVEAEKGQ, encoded by the coding sequence ATGCCTAGGATTAAGGTTAAGAGCATTAAGTTGAGTGGTGATTACATGGAGGTTACTGTTGAGGGTGAGGATTACACAGTCATGTCACCACTCTTAACCTATATTCTACAGGATCCTGAGGTTGAATTCGCGACGTTTGATATGGATCACCCACTGCTTAGGAATATTACTCTTAAACTTAGGACTAAGGGTAAGGATCCACTTAAGGTGCTTGAGGATGCTGTTAACAGGATACTTAATGATATAGGGGAATTGGAGGGTAAGTTAATGCCTCAACTGGGGGTTGGTAATGTGGAGGCTGAGAAGGGGCAATAG
- a CDS encoding protein-L-isoaspartate(D-aspartate) O-methyltransferase, producing MELNEFEKARRRLVDDLKADGIIVSREVEEAMLSVPRHLFVPNYIRHYAYQDTPLTIMRGQTISAPHMVAIMCELIKPRRGMRILEVGAGTGYQACVCARAIGDGVVYSVEIDPYIALYATVNIIHAGFSGMVKVYQGDGKLGLPKHAPFDAVLVTAAASTVPQPLLDQLTMGGVLVIPLKEDGYQKLYVIEKGKEGFRKRFITYVSFVDLR from the coding sequence GTGGAGTTGAATGAGTTTGAGAAGGCCAGGAGAAGGCTTGTTGATGATCTTAAGGCCGACGGCATCATAGTCAGTAGGGAGGTTGAGGAGGCGATGTTAAGTGTACCAAGGCACTTATTCGTACCCAATTACATTAGGCATTACGCCTACCAGGACACACCATTAACCATAATGAGGGGGCAGACGATAAGCGCCCCCCATATGGTTGCAATAATGTGTGAATTAATTAAACCCAGGAGAGGCATGAGGATTCTTGAGGTTGGTGCTGGAACCGGTTACCAAGCCTGCGTATGCGCTAGGGCTATTGGTGATGGTGTCGTTTATAGTGTTGAAATAGACCCATACATTGCCTTATACGCAACCGTGAATATTATTCACGCCGGCTTCAGTGGTATGGTTAAGGTGTATCAGGGTGATGGTAAACTTGGGTTACCTAAACACGCACCCTTTGATGCAGTGTTGGTTACAGCCGCAGCATCCACTGTGCCTCAACCCCTCCTGGATCAATTAACCATGGGTGGTGTATTGGTTATACCGCTTAAGGAGGATGGTTACCAGAAGCTTTACGTAATTGAGAAGGGTAAGGAGGGGTTTAGGAAGAGATTTATAACCTACGTATCCTTCGTTGACCTAAGATGA
- a CDS encoding glutamate--tRNA ligase, with amino-acid sequence MENAVRDLALKHALINAVKFNGKADVKAVVSKIFADNPELRGNAKQVVEVVKEVVNYVNSLTLDEQRRILEEKWPEALGARRTVEEKRGDIESLPELPDADKLSKLTFRFAPNPDFYLHLGSARPAIVNYAYKLKYANKGKDSRFILRFEDTDPRIKRPLLDAYDAIREDLRWLGVKWDEEYIQSDRMSIYYEYARKLIENGGAYVVAKGSGCEPDDWKRLKIEGKPCLTREAESSRNLELFDKMLEGAFNEGEAIVAVKTDLSSPDPSIRDWVAFRVIDAHKYPHPRVGDKYIVWPTYNFAVAIDDHLMGITHVLRAQEHRVNTVKQYYVFKAFGWEQPYTIHFGRLKIEGLKLSKSILKKLNLTKDDVTLPTLAGLRNRGITPEAIWSLILFVGIKETDATISLKNLYAYNRRVIEPLANRYMFVKNPVKLRLRGVGDLIEAKIPMHPSYPERGIRVIKITGEGGYANVYVQASDVKPGLVVRLMGLGNVKVINVSGNEAEADFIGQSVEDARRSEAPIVQWAPPDAVNAEVIIPVNVGQVTVDNGLAEPAVAKLEQGTVMQFIRYGFVKLMGSSNGKLRLVYIHD; translated from the coding sequence GTGGAGAATGCTGTTAGGGATTTAGCCCTTAAGCATGCATTAATTAATGCAGTTAAGTTCAACGGTAAGGCTGATGTTAAGGCAGTTGTAAGTAAAATCTTCGCCGATAACCCTGAATTAAGAGGTAATGCAAAACAGGTAGTGGAGGTGGTTAAGGAGGTGGTTAACTACGTTAACTCACTGACGTTGGATGAACAGAGGAGGATACTTGAGGAGAAGTGGCCTGAGGCCCTCGGCGCCAGGAGAACTGTTGAGGAGAAGAGGGGGGATATTGAGTCCCTACCTGAATTACCTGATGCTGATAAGTTAAGTAAATTAACGTTTAGGTTCGCCCCAAACCCAGACTTCTACCTGCACCTGGGTAGTGCTAGACCAGCCATAGTTAATTACGCCTATAAGCTTAAGTACGCTAATAAGGGTAAGGACTCGAGATTCATCCTTAGGTTCGAGGACACTGACCCCAGGATAAAGAGGCCGTTATTAGATGCATATGATGCCATTAGGGAGGATTTAAGGTGGCTTGGGGTTAAGTGGGATGAGGAGTATATTCAATCAGATAGAATGAGCATATACTATGAGTACGCCAGGAAGTTAATTGAAAATGGTGGCGCATACGTGGTTGCTAAGGGCAGTGGCTGTGAACCTGATGATTGGAAGAGGCTTAAGATTGAGGGTAAGCCATGCCTAACCAGGGAGGCTGAATCATCCAGGAACCTTGAGTTATTCGATAAGATGCTTGAGGGTGCGTTTAATGAGGGTGAGGCCATTGTGGCTGTTAAAACCGATTTAAGTAGCCCAGACCCAAGTATTAGGGATTGGGTAGCCTTCAGGGTAATAGATGCTCATAAGTACCCTCACCCAAGGGTTGGGGATAAGTACATTGTCTGGCCTACATACAACTTCGCCGTGGCTATTGATGACCACTTAATGGGCATAACCCACGTGCTTAGGGCCCAGGAGCATAGGGTTAATACCGTTAAGCAGTACTACGTGTTTAAGGCCTTTGGCTGGGAGCAACCATACACAATACACTTCGGTAGACTTAAGATAGAGGGCTTGAAGCTGAGTAAGAGTATTTTAAAGAAACTTAACTTAACTAAGGATGACGTAACATTACCAACACTGGCCGGTTTAAGGAATAGGGGGATTACCCCTGAGGCAATATGGAGTCTAATACTATTCGTGGGTATTAAGGAGACTGATGCTACAATAAGCCTAAAGAACCTTTACGCCTATAATAGGCGTGTAATAGAGCCGTTAGCCAATAGGTATATGTTTGTTAAGAACCCGGTTAAGCTTAGGCTTAGGGGTGTGGGTGATTTAATTGAGGCTAAAATACCCATGCACCCCTCATACCCTGAAAGGGGGATTAGGGTAATCAAGATTACTGGCGAGGGGGGTTACGCCAATGTTTACGTTCAGGCCAGTGACGTTAAGCCTGGACTGGTGGTGAGATTAATGGGGCTGGGTAACGTCAAGGTGATTAACGTTAGTGGTAATGAGGCTGAGGCTGACTTCATAGGCCAGAGCGTGGAGGATGCTAGGAGAAGTGAGGCACCAATAGTGCAGTGGGCGCCTCCAGATGCCGTTAATGCTGAGGTAATAATCCCGGTTAATGTTGGTCAAGTAACCGTGGATAATGGTCTTGCTGAACCAGCTGTGGCTAAACTGGAGCAGGGTACGGTAATGCAGTTCATAAGGTACGGTTTCGTTAAACTCATGGGAAGCAGTAATGGTAAATTAAGGCTAGTTTACATACATGATTAA
- a CDS encoding glycoside hydrolase family 1 protein: protein MSKLKVPSGFMIGAALSAYQVEGNNVNADWWHYEGERLPRSGSACDFWNRYRGDIELAASLGLKALRISIAWDRVMPSEGKVDDESMDRYVDMIKEIRGHGMEPVVTLHHFVNPMWFATRGGWVKEDNVKYFLDFVKYVADSVGDRVRFWLTINEINLYPILAYLLGVFPPFIMNMEYMWKALMNLLKASDKAYELIKKPSNQVGLIIHIMPARPASRISITDWGLAMGMNYVLNKMIVNTLAKGRLPNWLGGGEVGKLDYVGLNYYTVAKVKFNPLTMGELVTSRQSQRGWVINPGGLKWAIRLVRRIGKPIMITENGIATDNDEDRISFIEKHLAIAIKEKVLGYLYWSLLDNYEWEMGYNAKFGLIECDPVTLTRRPRGSAYFLGKLASGNPITLH from the coding sequence ATGAGTAAGTTAAAGGTTCCAAGCGGCTTCATGATTGGTGCAGCGTTATCAGCCTACCAGGTGGAGGGGAATAATGTTAACGCCGACTGGTGGCATTACGAGGGGGAGAGGTTACCTAGGAGTGGTTCAGCGTGTGACTTCTGGAATAGGTATAGGGGTGATATTGAGTTAGCTGCCTCACTTGGATTAAAGGCGCTTAGAATATCCATAGCCTGGGATAGAGTCATGCCCAGTGAGGGTAAGGTTGATGATGAGTCAATGGATAGGTACGTGGATATGATTAAGGAGATTAGGGGCCATGGTATGGAACCCGTAGTAACCCTCCACCACTTCGTTAATCCAATGTGGTTCGCAACAAGGGGTGGTTGGGTTAAGGAGGATAATGTGAAGTACTTCCTGGACTTCGTTAAGTATGTTGCTGATTCAGTGGGTGATAGGGTTAGGTTCTGGTTAACCATTAATGAAATCAACCTATACCCAATACTAGCATACCTACTGGGTGTCTTCCCACCCTTCATAATGAACATGGAGTACATGTGGAAGGCCTTGATGAATCTACTTAAAGCCAGTGATAAGGCCTATGAATTAATCAAGAAGCCGAGTAATCAAGTTGGGTTAATAATACACATTATGCCTGCTAGGCCGGCTTCAAGAATATCCATAACGGATTGGGGATTAGCCATGGGTATGAATTACGTGTTAAACAAGATGATAGTGAACACTCTAGCTAAGGGCAGGTTACCTAATTGGCTTGGTGGCGGGGAGGTTGGTAAACTGGATTACGTTGGGTTAAACTACTACACTGTGGCTAAGGTTAAGTTTAATCCATTAACCATGGGTGAATTAGTGACCTCTAGGCAGAGTCAAAGGGGTTGGGTTATTAACCCAGGTGGCTTGAAATGGGCTATTAGGCTGGTTAGGAGAATAGGGAAGCCAATAATGATTACTGAGAACGGCATAGCCACGGATAATGATGAGGACAGGATAAGCTTCATTGAGAAGCACTTGGCAATAGCAATTAAGGAGAAGGTACTGGGTTACCTATACTGGAGTCTCCTTGATAACTACGAGTGGGAAATGGGCTATAATGCTAAGTTTGGTTTAATTGAATGCGACCCAGTGACCTTAACCAGGAGGCCTAGGGGAAGCGCCTACTTCCTAGGTAAATTAGCCAGCGGTAACCCAATTACCTTGCATTAA
- a CDS encoding NUDIX hydrolase: MSREYPKYPLVGVGAVVINNGKILLVKRANEPGKGKLSIPGGMVNAGEDPGDAAVRELEEETGLRGVVNLLLGVYQYVEHDDKGNVKYHFILLDYLINVKGGSLKASSDAAEALFIDLNEALNMNLTETTRELINDILSKGINPCVGSMSIIKR, translated from the coding sequence ATGAGCAGGGAGTACCCCAAGTACCCCTTAGTTGGTGTTGGGGCAGTGGTGATTAATAATGGGAAAATACTACTCGTTAAAAGGGCTAATGAACCAGGTAAAGGTAAGTTAAGCATACCCGGCGGCATGGTTAATGCAGGCGAGGACCCGGGTGATGCAGCTGTTAGGGAACTTGAGGAGGAGACTGGGCTGAGGGGTGTGGTTAATCTGCTTCTCGGGGTTTACCAATACGTGGAGCATGATGATAAGGGTAACGTTAAGTACCACTTCATACTATTGGATTACCTCATTAATGTTAAGGGTGGTTCACTTAAGGCATCAAGCGACGCCGCTGAGGCTCTCTTCATTGATTTAAATGAGGCATTAAACATGAATTTAACGGAAACCACCAGGGAATTAATCAACGATATTTTATCTAAGGGAATTAACCCATGTGTGGGGTCAATGAGCATTATTAAGCGTTAA
- a CDS encoding translation initiation factor IF-2 subunit gamma, translating to MQEYTYPDSIVITAGHVDHGKTTVVQALSSEWVARHSEEIKRAMTIKLGYTNVDLYECGGEYPIVPIGLIKDGKCPDGSEARFVRRISILDAPGHEVLLSTMISGISFVDGALMVIDASMQAPQPQTEEHFIALTIMGTKSLVIAQNKVDLVNRDKAIENYMQIRGFIKGTWAEGAPIIPISALHRVNIDALASTLNNVIKPKAIDLSKPPIMYVLRSFNVNKPGTPPSKLMGGVIGGTLLQGRIRVNDEVEIRPGLKLGDKYMPIRTKVVSIAIGNQLIEEARPGGLVGIGTLLDPALTKADALVGSVVGEPGKLAPVYGSIDIEYHSISRKGIDSSLKVGEPVMVIIGSASVMGIVRSFKGDSASIDLRRGVCTQEGAKLVVIKQVTGRWRIVGWGKLKGGRVLLD from the coding sequence ATGCAGGAATACACTTACCCGGATTCAATAGTGATAACGGCTGGTCACGTTGACCATGGCAAGACAACGGTAGTTCAAGCACTCAGTAGTGAGTGGGTTGCTAGGCATAGTGAGGAGATTAAGAGGGCTATGACGATTAAACTGGGTTACACTAACGTTGACTTATATGAGTGCGGTGGGGAGTATCCAATAGTCCCCATTGGGTTAATTAAGGATGGTAAATGCCCAGACGGCTCTGAGGCTAGGTTCGTTAGGAGAATATCAATACTTGACGCCCCCGGTCATGAGGTCTTGCTCTCAACAATGATTAGTGGGATTTCATTCGTTGATGGTGCGTTAATGGTTATTGACGCCTCAATGCAGGCTCCGCAGCCTCAGACTGAGGAGCATTTCATAGCGTTAACAATAATGGGTACTAAGAGCCTTGTTATTGCTCAGAATAAGGTTGATTTAGTTAATAGGGATAAGGCCATTGAGAATTACATGCAGATTAGGGGGTTCATAAAGGGTACTTGGGCTGAGGGGGCGCCTATAATACCGATATCGGCGCTTCACAGGGTTAACATTGATGCCTTAGCCTCAACATTAAATAACGTGATTAAGCCTAAGGCAATTGATTTAAGTAAACCACCAATAATGTATGTTTTAAGGAGCTTTAACGTAAACAAACCCGGTACACCACCAAGTAAACTAATGGGTGGTGTAATAGGTGGTACACTGCTGCAGGGTAGGATTAGGGTTAATGATGAGGTTGAGATTAGGCCAGGCCTTAAACTTGGGGATAAATACATGCCGATTAGGACTAAGGTGGTTAGCATAGCTATTGGAAACCAGTTAATTGAGGAGGCTAGGCCAGGTGGATTAGTGGGTATTGGTACGTTACTTGACCCAGCATTAACCAAGGCAGACGCCCTAGTGGGTAGTGTTGTCGGGGAACCAGGTAAATTAGCCCCAGTCTACGGGAGCATTGACATTGAGTACCATTCAATAAGCAGAAAAGGCATAGATTCATCACTTAAGGTTGGGGAACCGGTAATGGTTATCATTGGGTCAGCCTCAGTAATGGGTATTGTAAGGAGCTTCAAAGGCGACTCAGCATCAATAGACCTCAGGAGAGGTGTCTGCACCCAGGAGGGGGCTAAGTTAGTTGTCATTAAGCAGGTAACCGGGAGGTGGAGGATTGTTGGCTGGGGTAAGTTAAAGGGAGGTAGGGTGCTTTTAGATTAA
- a CDS encoding urocanate hydratase encodes MSVPQRYRGRPIEELISSGYYDPESRTVKAIKGDEIHVHSRDWQIEGPLRMLFHVLDPMVAKDPKNLIVYGGTGKAARSWDDFEDIVDALLTMDSEDTLVIQSGQPVAIWRLSRSAPRVLMSNAMLVPKWADWRVFWELEAKGLISFHQMTAGCWAYIGTQGILQGTYETIGAAADRHFNGSLEGRLVVSAGLGNMGGAQPLAIKMLGGVALIADVDVNMIRRMIDTGYLDTWTDNIDKAIDMAIDAKEKKQAVSIGVLANAVDLLEKLIKDNIVPEILTDQTPAHDPLSYVPKGLTIEQAMQLRKSDPEKYMVMAKETMKRHVQLMLELQRMGSVTFEYGNNLRKQAYDAGVNDAFKIPGQMEYMRPLFEEGRGPFRWTSLVGDPNDIYKLDDVLLTLFERNSKLIRWIKAAHQYVKFQGLPARVVYLGYGERALFGKVVSELVRKGELHGPIWFGRDHLDSGSVASPFRETEGMLDGSDAIGDWPILNYALNTAAGATWTCFHHGGGVGIGFSIHAGFGMVVDGSELAEEKALRVFTVDPGSGVVRHAHAGYPKSLMVARERGIRIPIINRLEEKSTRVIEEAYREGRVSKFTYERVKKDLEEYKARRQNYRTPFNT; translated from the coding sequence ATGTCAGTACCCCAGAGGTACAGGGGTAGGCCTATTGAGGAGCTTATATCCTCAGGTTACTATGATCCCGAGTCCAGGACTGTTAAAGCCATTAAGGGTGATGAGATTCACGTACATAGTAGGGATTGGCAGATTGAGGGTCCATTAAGAATGCTCTTTCACGTGCTTGATCCTATGGTTGCTAAGGATCCTAAGAATTTAATAGTCTACGGTGGTACCGGTAAGGCTGCTAGGTCGTGGGATGATTTCGAGGATATTGTGGATGCTTTACTTACCATGGATAGTGAGGATACACTTGTAATCCAGAGTGGCCAACCTGTGGCTATTTGGAGGCTTAGTAGGAGTGCGCCCAGGGTTTTAATGAGTAATGCAATGCTTGTTCCAAAGTGGGCTGATTGGAGGGTTTTCTGGGAGCTTGAGGCTAAGGGTTTAATCAGTTTCCACCAGATGACTGCAGGATGCTGGGCCTACATTGGTACACAGGGTATTCTTCAAGGTACCTATGAAACAATTGGAGCCGCCGCTGATAGGCATTTTAATGGTTCATTAGAGGGTAGGCTAGTGGTTAGCGCTGGCCTTGGTAACATGGGTGGTGCCCAACCATTAGCGATTAAAATGCTTGGTGGCGTTGCGTTAATAGCCGATGTGGATGTTAATATGATTCGAAGAATGATTGATACAGGTTACTTAGATACTTGGACTGATAACATTGATAAGGCAATCGACATGGCTATTGATGCTAAGGAGAAGAAGCAGGCAGTAAGCATAGGTGTTCTGGCTAACGCCGTTGATTTACTTGAGAAACTCATCAAGGATAATATAGTGCCGGAAATATTAACCGATCAAACACCTGCACATGACCCATTATCATACGTACCTAAAGGCCTAACCATTGAGCAGGCAATGCAATTAAGGAAGAGTGACCCTGAGAAATACATGGTGATGGCTAAGGAAACAATGAAGAGGCATGTTCAATTAATGCTTGAACTACAGAGAATGGGTTCCGTGACCTTTGAGTACGGTAATAATTTAAGAAAGCAGGCTTATGATGCTGGCGTCAATGATGCATTCAAGATACCTGGCCAAATGGAGTACATGAGGCCCTTATTTGAGGAGGGACGTGGCCCATTTAGGTGGACTAGCCTGGTGGGTGATCCTAATGATATTTATAAACTGGATGACGTGTTATTAACCTTATTTGAAAGAAACAGTAAATTGATTAGGTGGATTAAGGCGGCTCATCAATATGTTAAGTTCCAGGGGTTACCAGCCAGGGTTGTTTATTTAGGCTATGGTGAGAGGGCATTATTCGGTAAAGTGGTTAGTGAGCTTGTTAGGAAGGGTGAATTACATGGACCCATATGGTTTGGTAGAGACCACTTAGACAGTGGCTCTGTGGCATCACCCTTCAGGGAGACTGAAGGCATGCTTGATGGCTCCGATGCAATTGGTGACTGGCCAATACTCAACTACGCATTAAACACTGCAGCAGGGGCAACCTGGACATGCTTCCACCACGGTGGTGGAGTCGGTATTGGCTTCTCAATACACGCTGGTTTCGGTATGGTTGTTGATGGCAGTGAATTAGCTGAGGAGAAGGCGCTCAGGGTGTTTACTGTTGATCCAGGTTCCGGTGTTGTTAGGCATGCTCATGCCGGCTACCCCAAGTCATTAATGGTTGCCAGGGAGAGGGGGATTAGGATACCGATAATTAATAGGCTTGAGGAGAAGAGTACACGTGTAATTGAGGAGGCTTATAGAGAGGGTAGGGTAAGTAAGTTTACGTATGAGAGGGTTAAGAAGGATTTAGAGGAGTATAAGGCTAGGAGACAGAATTATCGGACTCCATTTAATACATGA
- a CDS encoding PUA domain-containing protein has translation MVRTRSRFLVNRALAIIAYVYGWGVASRLSGMNIEVEYYDALRRIKHVYVNGKVAFSIRASDGLLIPTLYGASLLDSWIKVNDETAQYVKQGRSVPVKGVIEVRNVVQNMDAAIIDEEGNVVGVGRLLIMPEEAKTVDRGFMVKTRHHVKVIKGQEQ, from the coding sequence GTGGTTAGGACTAGAAGCAGGTTCCTGGTTAATAGGGCTCTCGCAATAATAGCCTACGTGTATGGATGGGGGGTTGCCAGTAGGTTAAGTGGCATGAATATTGAGGTTGAGTACTATGATGCCTTAAGGAGGATTAAGCATGTTTACGTTAATGGTAAGGTAGCCTTCAGCATTAGGGCTAGTGATGGATTACTAATACCAACCCTCTACGGGGCATCATTATTGGATTCATGGATTAAGGTTAATGATGAAACAGCCCAGTACGTTAAGCAGGGTAGGAGTGTTCCAGTTAAGGGGGTTATTGAGGTTAGGAATGTTGTTCAAAACATGGATGCAGCCATTATTGATGAGGAAGGCAACGTAGTGGGTGTGGGTAGGCTTCTAATAATGCCTGAAGAGGCTAAAACCGTGGATAGGGGGTTTATGGTTAAGACTAGGCATCATGTTAAGGTAATTAAGGGGCAGGAGCAGTAG